Genomic window (Flavobacterium oreochromis):
AAGTAAAATGATTAGTTTTAGGTTTTATCAAAAAAACACCTTTTGTAAAGTTTAAAGATATAATGGAAACAAAAAACAATTTTTGTGGTAAATTGATCAAAAAGGAAATTATCGAAAAGGAATATTCCAACAATAATTTAGCAATTAGATATAAATTATATGTAGAGTATGAAAAGAGAAAAACTACCGAACAAGTCGTATTGATAAAAGAATCAGAAAGTAGTAATTTTGAAGTTTTTGATTATAACATAAAAACCAATTAACATAAAACCTATTTCCCTCTAATAGGATTCCCCCTTGGGGGATAGGGGGGCCTAAAAATGAAAGTAGCCATCGTAATGGGCAGTATTTCAGACATGCCAGTCATGCAGGATGCCATAAATATATTAGCAGAATTTGGAATAGAAACCGAAGTCGATATCGTATCTGCACACCGTACCCCTGAGAAATTATTTGATTTTAGCAACAATGCACACAAAAGAGATGTAGCAGTGATTATAGCCGGTGCAGGTGGAGCCGCACATTTACCAGGTATGGTAGCCTCAATGAGTCCGTTACCCGTAATAGGTGTACCAGTAAAATCAAGTAATTCGATAGACGGATGGGATTCAGTATTGTCGATTTTACAAATGCCTGGTGGTGTACCTGTAGCAACAGTAGCTTTAAATGGGGCCAAAAATGCAGGAATTTTGGCAGCGCAAATCATAGGATCACAAAATCAATCCATATTGAATAAAATAATAACCTATAAGGAAGGCTTAAAACAAGCTGTACTAACTGCAGCAGAAAATCTAAAAAAATAGAAAAATCCCTGTAGGGATTTTTTTATACCTTTTTCTTTAATTTCGGCATAAAAAAAGCTCC
Coding sequences:
- the purE gene encoding 5-(carboxyamino)imidazole ribonucleotide mutase, whose amino-acid sequence is MKVAIVMGSISDMPVMQDAINILAEFGIETEVDIVSAHRTPEKLFDFSNNAHKRDVAVIIAGAGGAAHLPGMVASMSPLPVIGVPVKSSNSIDGWDSVLSILQMPGGVPVATVALNGAKNAGILAAQIIGSQNQSILNKIITYKEGLKQAVLTAAENLKK